In Brassica napus cultivar Da-Ae chromosome A3, Da-Ae, whole genome shotgun sequence, the sequence TGCCGGTAACGTTACttgtaatataatttaattaactgAATATTTATAACATAAGCTTGGAAGACGAGTAAGTTAGTATATTAATTTGAGAATTAGTTTGACAAAGTAGTCCCTAGGAAACTTGGACTACCATACCAAACAATTAACTAATTCATGAGATTAATAAACCAACGTGATCCATTTTCAAGATCTTGGTCCTTTCCTAACAATAATCATGGACAGCATTGTAGCCTGgccaatataaaaatatgaaagcTCATGACCCGTTTTTGACGTTGGGTATATAAATCCATCACCTTTCCCACACGTTAAGACTTAAGAAGCACATGATTGATGATTTCTTGCTATGTTGTTATTGTTTCTACTCCATTTTGCGTTAACGAATCTCATACTAAATTTATCTCATGAAATGTGTCGATAGAAATGAAATCACATTGGACCACATGTTACATCTAGAAATATTTTCTCAAAGGAAGCAAACATGTAGGTTGAAACTTGGACAGTCTCGCCGGTCCTCCATCTAGAAAActtattgttatttattaatGTGCTTCCCAAGAAGTATAAAATTTCTCAGTGCTCTCAATAATTTATGAATTTCACAAATCAAGTGGAGCCAATTAATTTAAGCAACGAGAACTCTTGTTTCATCTAAATTATTattcattattattataaaaatcgTACTCATACACCACAAACACACATACGAGCAACgaatgaatcaaacaaaataaataaaactcatTGAGTTACAAAGACAACGCCAAGTAACTTATTCATGAATCAATAGTTTAAGTGCACACTGCAGGAACACCTTTGGGAAACCTCTTTTTGTCGGTGCAATAGTTGTAGACCATGTAGTTACGCTGCGCCCATTTCACTCTGTTCAtgcctctttggtcgagtttctgAGTGTACCATGGGGAGTTAGCAGCGCAAGATGATTTACCATTAGCCCAAACACATCCTTCCACATTGTAGTTTCTGTAGAAAGCAGTAAAAGGAGCTTTTGACCAATCTGTCTTCTCTAATCCTCCTCTTGTAGCCCAATGCTCAGCTTCCCAAAGGCTAGCGTAGAGTCTCATTGGTTGGATCTTTGGGAAAGGGATTCCGATCGACTCGGAGTTCTTGAACTCTCTAATGGGAACGTTATCAACTGTAAAACtggaaaaaggaagaaaaaaaaggtaaaaaatctTTATTCATGAACACATAGTCTCAAAGCATATATGgggttatataatatatgtatgataACACTATTTTACCGGTTTGTAacattttttgagtttttattgaATTAAAGTGTCTTTTAGATTCTTCTAGTTTTTTATCGAGTTTTTTCTTCAGGTTTTATATCGATTTGGAATATTCAAGGGGTCAAAAGATGTGCTTACATAATTCTTTCGGGGTTCCATGTGATGCAGTACGTGTGAAATTCACGGGTTGGGTCAAACCATAAATGAAACTGTTGTTCTTTGTCTCCTGACCCCTTTGTGTAAACATTAGTGTGAAGAGTATACGGATGACCACTAATGTTTCCCAAGAACTCAAAGTCAATCTCATCCCACGTAGTACCTGGTGATttaagctacacaaaacacCAACACAGTCAGTAACTATATTTATTCAAGCATATAACGAGAATGGTTAGAAACAAGATATATGCTACTTACATAGAAAGTTGTGACTGTTCCAGCAGAGTTACCAGGGACAAGTTTCATTTGAACCTCGGCTTTGCCATAGAGAAACTCATCATTCGATTGGAAACCGGATCCAGAGGACTTGTCAAGGGAAAGAGAAAGAAGTTTTCCTTCATTGTCGTGAATCTTTCCACGGCCATCACCCCAGTGTATCTTCACATCTTTGTGGAAGCTACCGGTACCGGCATTGACGCACACTGATTGTACCGCAAAGAGAAAGAGAACCAAGAACGCAAACCTTGTACCACAAGAAGACTTCATTTTAGTTTGTAGATCTCAGATGTTTATTGTTGATGGAAAATGAGGTAAGTGACGTTGgtttatatagaaaatgaaacggaaagagagagagagagagaggatggaCGTTTCATGGGGTTGATCACTAGTGGGTGGGTGCATGTGCTTTTTGGTCTCGTTGGGTCACAgctttataatattaaatgaatTATTTGATCCTTTGTTTGCTGTTGCAAAGcgaatcaaaaataataatttcttttttgtcGGCAAAGCTAATCAAATtagaatattaattttgttatttctttaGCTTTACAAACCGAAATGATCTTTGGACATATGTATCAGACTGACTGGTCCCAATGTTTTGGGTACGTCAACACGTCTTCGACTTTCGAGCACCGCCCACAGAGATATTCGTCGGTGTTTTCTGTTTGTAATTTTAAACCGAGCCCACGTAGACCGTAACAGCAAGACAATATACATTGAAAAGTGAAACAAAGAACGTGATTTGGGGGAAAGAGGAATGTGTGATGGACCAAACCAGAATTTCAGACTTCATCCATGGTTACTGCTTGGATCGGATTAAATATGTTCGCAAAATGGAACTGAAACTAATTCTTCATGAGAAAACAAGTCATCTCCAAAggtcccaaactaaaactcatCAATATAGTTAAGGTTTTGTTGCCTCAAGGTGGATTACATATAGATTAGTAGTCTCTACAGTAATAGAACTATACATTCCCACCGtgactttgatgattttgtacCTCATTTGgtttctcaaatccatcatATCTAATAACATATACATTAACACAATTATAACTTTCATCTTGTAATATTTGTGTGggtaaaaatgttaagtttatctaattttagatatttataaaacatataatgaCAGACTAGTAGTAGAAAACACAAACATCAACAGAACATCATAACAAATTACGAACAATAACAAATGATTGGAACATTTGATatctggggggggggggggggggggggggcgttTGAGGAGAAGGTAGACAAGAAGGCAGGACTAGGATGGACAATAAAGTTGACAGCATGGTTTGCTCACAACAAGAAGACAGTGAGCAACGTAGCTTCCCCTTTGATAGCAGAAGGACTCGCTCTAAGAGAAGCCCTGAAGCATTGCATAACTAATGGACTGGACTCCATCCGTATGGAGTCTGACTCCTCCCAACTGATTAGGGCCATAACCCGACATGAGCCACTAACGGAGCTGCACGGTGTCATGTCGGACATATCCAACCTGAGTTCCTCCCCATCTTTGTCTGTCTCCTTTTCTTGGATTTCTAGGAACGAAAACCTTGTTGCTGATTCTCTAGCTAAAGGTGCTTTATGTATGGTTGAGGCTTTTATGGCCCTCGCCTAACAGTTTCAATGAAAGTTAATGCaagttgtgttaaaaaaaacaacaaatgattggaacgaagacAAACACAATTCTCACATTAAAGTAGTTACAGAACGAGACGGGTTAGGAACAATAGTGGCTCTGGGAAGAGGCAGTAGAAGCATCTAATTCTAGCCAGAGCCAGTCCTAGAAATATATGGGCTAgaaatcaaaaataattattaggCTTATTAGATTCGAACTCATGATTCATCAAGCTAACAATGGTACAATTATCAAGTAGGATGAAGGAAGTTTTGACACAAAGGCGGTCAGattattacttaatattttGCGGCCGGAAGCATGGGCTTGGCCCGCTTCTGTTCAAGGCCAGTTCTGTTTCCAGCTATTATAaagcataaatattttgtttttttttttaagtaatcaACGGCTCAGATGGTTAAAGTAGCTTAtgtttcactctaaaatagcaAATTTAAACCAACTAGACATCCATTATTGATTTTGTGCTTCGAGTCTAAATTTTTAGGAAGTTTTCAGAACCGGGCTGGTAAGAACCAAGCTACTCCAGAACTAGACGAAAAACTGAATAGTTACCGCAAGCGATCGAAAGAAAGACCACCATAAAACAATGAATACTACAGCTCCTATACCTGACTGATAACCCAACGCTCCCGATTGACACTGAGACAAGTGCCATCTTCTAATAGTTCTTCACATCAAACAACATTCTTAATTATCACTTTTGTCAATGAAGTAGCATGCAAATACCGGGAGACTATGTCTCGGTACACTAAAGATCTTGCTTCACATGATAACAAACTCTACTCTTAATCTTGCTTGTGACCCCATACGTCTAT encodes:
- the LOC106441043 gene encoding probable xyloglucan endotransglucosylase/hydrolase protein 17, which codes for MKSSCGTRFAFLVLFLFAVQSVCVNAGTGSFHKDVKIHWGDGRGKIHDNEGKLLSLSLDKSSGSGFQSNDEFLYGKAEVQMKLVPGNSAGTVTTFYLKSPGTTWDEIDFEFLGNISGHPYTLHTNVYTKGSGDKEQQFHLWFDPTREFHTYCITWNPERIIFTVDNVPIREFKNSESIGIPFPKIQPMRLYASLWEAEHWATRGGLEKTDWSKAPFTAFYRNYNVEGCVWANGKSSCAANSPWYTQKLDQRGMNRVKWAQRNYMVYNYCTDKKRFPKGVPAVCT